The Priestia megaterium genome contains a region encoding:
- a CDS encoding MarR family winged helix-turn-helix transcriptional regulator produces MDVTQINDSLTDIYFYLHYKHEETLTHQNIRCMQMIKKKKEVTVKDLSEVLDVTHHTASEHIKRLINKGILEKERSAHDKRIVYVKLTPYGEEVLKRNTELDEDKLKMILERFTLEEQQKIIDAFSVLREEIKHVYST; encoded by the coding sequence ATGGATGTTACGCAAATTAATGACTCATTAACAGATATCTATTTTTACTTGCACTATAAACATGAAGAAACGTTAACCCACCAAAATATTCGATGTATGCAAATGATTAAGAAGAAAAAAGAGGTAACAGTAAAGGATTTATCAGAAGTGCTTGATGTTACCCATCATACGGCTTCTGAGCATATTAAGAGACTTATTAACAAAGGGATTTTAGAAAAAGAACGTTCTGCTCATGACAAGAGAATTGTTTATGTAAAACTTACTCCTTATGGCGAAGAAGTCTTGAAACGAAACACAGAATTAGATGAAGATAAGTTAAAAATGATTTTAGAGCGATTTACATTGGAGGAACAACAGAAAATTATAGATGCTTTTTCCGTATTAAGAGAAGAAATAAAACATGTATATTCCACTTAA
- a CDS encoding catalase gives MEENENTKKNENLKGHRSTQWTGDTPAKFHSQTIGERGPILEQDSILHETMETFVHEKIIERPVHVKGYGAFGYFETMHSMSKYTKLCFLQQPGQQVPITVRFSLAVSNKGTPDTSRNIRGFATKFYTQEGVFDLVFNHIPVFSVRDPIRFPESIKAFLPSPVNNLIDPERFWSFIARAPESTHFLVQLYSDAGTVKSLRHIPGHSVNTYVWRNAQGTRHYVKYRWIPFAGEQYIDRHEAARLACENPDIAGKDLYDTIAMGKTVEYGLYVQVMNPNDEANLPFDPLDDTKVWDEQQYPLLPVGRLVLDRNPTNYMEQVEKIAFSPSNLLDGAELSDDKMLQGRANIYSDSQRRRLGPDFRKIRINQQEDWSPNSLVTSGNGRYVEGRLMRSDLPKPDNFTQAGEYYRALSPVQQEHLVDNLSADLAGISHVTQSIVLSYLCNASAELGERVTQHIEMQTKE, from the coding sequence ATGGAAGAAAACGAGAATACGAAGAAAAATGAGAATCTCAAAGGTCATAGGTCTACACAATGGACAGGGGATACACCGGCAAAATTTCATTCGCAAACTATAGGTGAAAGAGGTCCAATACTAGAGCAGGACAGTATTCTGCACGAAACAATGGAAACTTTTGTTCATGAAAAGATTATAGAAAGGCCGGTACATGTAAAAGGATATGGCGCTTTTGGGTATTTTGAGACAATGCATTCTATGTCAAAATATACAAAGCTCTGTTTTTTACAACAGCCTGGTCAACAGGTTCCCATCACAGTAAGGTTTTCTCTTGCTGTAAGCAATAAAGGTACTCCAGATACTTCTCGCAACATACGCGGCTTTGCTACCAAATTTTACACACAAGAGGGTGTTTTTGATCTTGTTTTTAACCATATTCCTGTGTTTTCTGTCAGAGACCCTATACGTTTTCCAGAGTCCATTAAGGCATTTTTACCTTCACCAGTAAACAATTTAATAGATCCTGAACGGTTCTGGAGTTTCATAGCTAGAGCGCCGGAATCAACTCATTTTCTTGTCCAGCTATACTCTGATGCAGGTACAGTAAAAAGTCTTCGCCACATTCCTGGTCATAGTGTGAATACCTATGTGTGGAGGAATGCACAAGGAACTCGTCATTATGTGAAATACCGTTGGATTCCATTTGCTGGTGAGCAGTATATAGACCGACACGAAGCTGCTCGGTTAGCCTGCGAGAATCCTGATATTGCGGGTAAAGATCTATATGATACCATAGCAATGGGAAAGACTGTTGAATATGGGCTTTACGTGCAGGTTATGAATCCAAATGATGAAGCCAATCTTCCTTTTGATCCTCTAGACGATACTAAGGTATGGGATGAACAGCAATATCCATTATTGCCAGTTGGCCGATTGGTACTGGACCGCAACCCAACTAACTATATGGAACAAGTAGAGAAAATAGCATTTTCACCGTCCAATCTTTTGGACGGTGCTGAATTATCGGACGATAAAATGCTGCAAGGACGTGCAAATATTTACTCGGATTCACAACGTCGGCGGTTGGGACCAGATTTTCGTAAAATTCGCATCAACCAACAGGAAGACTGGTCGCCCAATTCCCTTGTGACCAGTGGAAATGGTAGATATGTGGAGGGACGTCTTATGCGATCCGACCTTCCTAAACCAGATAATTTTACGCAGGCTGGTGAGTATTATCGTGCCCTTTCTCCTGTGCAGCAAGAACATTTGGTGGATAACCTCTCTGCCGATCTTGCCGGTATATCACATGTTACGCAAAGTATTGTGTTGAGCTATCTATGTAATGCATCGGCAGAACTGGGAGAGAGGGTTACTCAACACATTGAAATGCAAACAAAGGAATAA
- a CDS encoding ABC transporter substrate-binding protein codes for MRTYSKAVLALVTALFLVFMAACGSNGASKEESGSNSKEEKAYTVKHAMGKAEIPKTPKRVVVLTNEGTEALLAMGIKPVGAVQSWLGDPWYDHIKGDMKGVQVVGTESEVSIEKIAALKPDLIIGNKMRQEAVYDQLSQIAPTVFSETLRGDWKENFELYAKATNKEAKGKEVLADFDQHVNDVKEKLGDKVNQEVSVVRFMPGTARIYYTDSFSGVIFKQLGFKRTPEQEKMFKDNSKLGNLAVDVGKEVIPKMDGDVMFYFTYAPKGDNEGVAMEKEWTNDPLWKNLKVSKAGNAHKVSDAVWNTAGGVIAANQMLDELEKIMVDK; via the coding sequence ATGCGTACATATTCAAAAGCTGTGCTTGCTTTGGTAACTGCTCTTTTTTTAGTTTTCATGGCTGCTTGTGGCAGTAATGGGGCTTCAAAGGAAGAGTCAGGATCAAATTCAAAGGAAGAAAAAGCTTACACAGTTAAGCATGCAATGGGAAAAGCAGAGATTCCTAAGACACCTAAGCGTGTAGTCGTTTTAACAAATGAAGGAACGGAAGCTTTACTAGCAATGGGTATTAAACCTGTTGGGGCAGTGCAATCCTGGTTAGGTGATCCTTGGTATGACCATATTAAAGGTGATATGAAGGGTGTTCAAGTTGTCGGTACAGAAAGTGAAGTTAGTATTGAAAAGATTGCAGCATTGAAACCAGATTTAATTATCGGGAATAAAATGCGTCAAGAAGCTGTTTACGATCAATTAAGTCAAATTGCACCAACTGTATTCTCAGAGACATTAAGAGGAGATTGGAAAGAAAACTTTGAATTATATGCTAAGGCTACAAACAAAGAAGCAAAAGGAAAAGAAGTATTAGCTGACTTTGATCAACATGTTAATGATGTTAAAGAAAAGCTTGGTGATAAAGTGAATCAAGAAGTATCTGTTGTTCGCTTTATGCCAGGAACAGCTCGTATCTACTATACCGATTCTTTCTCAGGTGTAATTTTTAAACAATTAGGATTTAAACGTACTCCAGAGCAAGAAAAAATGTTCAAAGATAATAGCAAACTAGGTAACCTTGCTGTAGATGTTGGAAAAGAAGTTATACCTAAAATGGATGGTGACGTTATGTTCTACTTTACATACGCTCCAAAAGGTGACAATGAAGGTGTAGCTATGGAAAAAGAATGGACCAATGATCCACTTTGGAAAAATTTAAAAGTTTCTAAGGCTGGAAATGCGCATAAGGTTAGTGATGCAGTTTGGAATACTGCTGGCGGTGTAATTGCAGCTAATCAAATGTTAGATGAACTTGAGAAAATAATGGTAGATAAATAA